From one Agathobaculum sp. NTUH-O15-33 genomic stretch:
- a CDS encoding HPr family phosphocarrier protein encodes MFSKEVQVTNQVGLYARPATFFIQKANEFKSTILVEKEERRVNAKSLLGILSLGITKGTTINLIADGPDEEEAVAALVELITSNFTD; translated from the coding sequence ATGTTTTCTAAAGAGGTACAGGTTACCAATCAGGTAGGTTTATACGCCCGTCCCGCAACTTTTTTCATTCAGAAGGCCAACGAGTTTAAGTCAACCATTCTGGTAGAGAAGGAAGAGCGCCGCGTTAACGCGAAGAGCCTGCTCGGTATCCTTTCCCTTGGCATTACCAAGGGTACGACCATCAACCTGATCGCCGATGGTCCGGACGAGGAAGAAGCAGTCGCCGCGCTTGTCGAGCTGATTACGTCCAATTTTACCGACTAA
- a CDS encoding Smr/MutS family protein produces MRSRAVWGFQPTIIERAKEQVSTENARFEDVLAELERERRRIDRMKEDAAKMRAAAQSERDKALRTRDEMEQKADKLLESAKSRADRLLKDARMTAETVFDELDEMKKKARESVPDHNLAAARAALRGIITQTENETRRSGEKRTVDAHEQRKLQKGDRVRLINVGGVLATVLAPADKDGNVQVQAGPMKMTVKENELRLTEEPKAAAKTPRPRSGPAPKLNLTAAEREVDVRGLSAEEAIYEVDSFLSQAIMGGLPTVTIIHGKGTGTLRVAIQQHLRQNKRVKSVRSGVYGEGEQGVTIAELR; encoded by the coding sequence TTGCGATCGCGGGCCGTTTGGGGCTTCCAGCCCACCATCATCGAGCGCGCCAAGGAGCAGGTATCCACTGAAAACGCGCGGTTTGAAGACGTGCTGGCCGAGCTGGAACGCGAGCGCCGCCGGATAGACCGCATGAAGGAAGACGCCGCCAAAATGCGCGCCGCCGCGCAGTCCGAGCGGGACAAGGCGCTGCGCACGCGCGACGAGATGGAGCAAAAAGCGGATAAACTGCTGGAAAGCGCCAAATCCCGCGCCGACCGCCTGCTCAAGGACGCGCGCATGACCGCGGAAACCGTATTTGACGAGCTGGACGAGATGAAAAAGAAGGCGCGCGAAAGCGTGCCCGATCACAACCTTGCGGCGGCCCGAGCGGCGCTGCGCGGTATCATCACGCAGACGGAAAACGAGACCCGCCGTTCGGGCGAAAAGCGCACGGTGGACGCGCACGAGCAGCGCAAGCTGCAAAAAGGCGACCGCGTGCGGCTGATTAATGTCGGCGGCGTGCTGGCGACCGTGCTCGCCCCGGCGGATAAGGACGGCAACGTGCAGGTGCAGGCCGGGCCGATGAAAATGACGGTAAAGGAGAACGAGCTGCGCCTGACCGAGGAGCCGAAGGCGGCTGCCAAAACGCCGCGCCCGCGCTCCGGCCCCGCGCCAAAGCTTAACCTGACCGCAGCCGAACGTGAGGTCGATGTACGCGGCCTGAGCGCGGAGGAAGCGATCTACGAGGTGGATAGCTTTTTGTCGCAGGCGATCATGGGCGGCTTGCCCACGGTTACCATCATCCACGGAAAGGGCACGGGTACGCTGCGCGTTGCCATTCAGCAGCATTTGCGCCAGAATAAGCGTGTCAAGAGCGTCCGTTCGGGCGTATACGGCGAAGGCGAGCAGGGCGTGACAATCGCGGAACTTCGTTGA